A genome region from Anopheles stephensi strain Indian chromosome 2, UCI_ANSTEP_V1.0, whole genome shotgun sequence includes the following:
- the LOC118503334 gene encoding uncharacterized protein LOC118503334, whose product MKAFIVFSMALALASAAAVDDSKKEKRGLWELGSSQQESYETYGYDHQQSHGYYGNDYSEKEVKQIITKKVPVPYPVEVEKHVPVEVKVPYPVEVEKKVPVYVEKKVPVYVEKKVPVHVDRPYPVEVKVPVHVPVYKKEYVEVPKPYAVHVDKPYPVYVKQPVYIEKQVPVTVHIKEHQKKPFWG is encoded by the coding sequence GCGTTCATTGTGTTCTCTATGGCCCTGGCTCTTGCCAGCGCGGCGGCAGTCGACGATTCCAAGAAGGAAAAGCGCGGACTGTGGGAGCTGGGATCGTCCCAACAGGAATCGTACGAGACGTACGGCTATGACCACCAGCAGTCTCACGGATACTATGGCAACGACTACTCTGAGAAGGAAGTGAAGCAGATCATCACCAAGAAGGTCCCCGTTCCGTACCCAGTTGAGGTCGAAAAGCACGTCCCAGTCGAGGTGAAGGTCCCGTACCCAGTTGAGGTTGAGAAGAAGGTCCCGGTGTACGTCGAGAAGAAGGTCCCAGTGTACGTGGAGAAGAAGGTCCCAGTCCACGTTGACCGTCCGTATCCAGTGGAAGTGAAGGTCCCAGTCCATGTCCCCGTCTACAAGAAGGAATACGTCGAGGTCCCGAAGCCATACGCAGTTCATGTCGATAAGCCCTACCCAGTGTACGTGAAGCAGCCAGTGTACATCGAGAAGCAGGTTCCAGTGACGGTGCACATCAAGGAACACCAGAAGAAGCCATTCTGGGGTTAA
- the LOC118503333 gene encoding uncharacterized protein LOC118503333, with product MKAFIVFSMALALASAAAVDDSKKEKRGLWELGSSQQESYETYGYDHQQSHGYYGNDYSEKEVKQIITKKVPVPYPVEVEKHVPVEVKVPYPVEVEKKVPVYVEKKVPVYVEKKVPVHVDRPYPVEVKVPVHVPVYKKEYVEVPKPYAVHVDKPYPVYVKQPVYIEKQVPVTVHIKEHQKKPFWG from the exons ATGAAG GCGTTCATTGTGTTCTCTATGGCCCTGGCTCTTGCCAGCGCGGCGGCAGTCGACGATTCCAAGAAGGAAAAGCGCGGACTGTGGGAGCTGGGATCGTCCCAACAGGAATCGTACGAGACGTACGGCTATGACCACCAGCAGTCTCACGGATACTATGGCAACGACTACTCTGAGAAGGAAGTGAAGCAGATCATCACCAAGAAGGTCCCCGTTCCGTACCCAGTTGAGGTCGAGAAGCACGTCCCAGTCGAGGTGAAGGTCCCGTACCCAGTTGAGGTTGAGAAGAAGGTCCCGGTGTACGTCGAGAAGAAGGTCCCAGTGTACGTGGAGAAGAAGGTCCCAGTCCACGTTGACCGTCCGTACCCAGTGGAAGTGAAGGTCCCAGTCCATGTCCCCGTCTACAAGAAGGAATACGTCGAGGTCCCGAAGCCATACGCAGTTCATGTCGATAAGCCCTACCCAGTGTACGTGAAGCAGCCAGTGTACATCGAGAAGCAGGTCCCAGTGACGGTGCACATCAAGGAACACCAGAAGAAGCCATTCTGGGGTTAA